From Sphaerochaeta sp., a single genomic window includes:
- a CDS encoding V-type ATP synthase subunit B, translating into MQKVYTRIESIVGNVITLHADGVRNNDLAEVKTKMGTSFANVIKLDHGLVSLQVFAGAQGVSTGDEVRFLGRPMEVSYSDNLLGRVFDGSGEPRDKGPALTDNLIPIGGPSVNPAKRIVPRTMIRTGIPMIDVFNTLVESQKLPIFSVSGEPYNQLLARIAMQAEVDLIILGGMGLKYDDYLFFKDTLEKSGAMSRTIMFIHTASDPTVECMMVPDMALAVAEKFALDGKKVLVLLTDMTNYCDAMKEMAITMDQVPSNRGYPGDLYSQLAARYEKAVDFEGAGSITILGVTTMPGDDVTHPVPDNTGYITEGQYYLKNGHIEPFGSLSRLKQNVNKDTRDDHRALMDGMIKLYAQYKESLEKKSMGFMMTEWDEKLLKYGALFESKLMDLSVNIPLEKALDLGWEILAECFDPSETGLRSDLIQERWPKKAS; encoded by the coding sequence ATGCAAAAGGTATATACAAGAATTGAATCCATTGTGGGAAACGTCATCACCCTGCATGCGGACGGGGTGCGCAACAATGACCTCGCCGAGGTGAAGACCAAGATGGGTACGAGCTTCGCAAACGTCATCAAGCTTGACCATGGATTGGTCAGTCTGCAGGTGTTCGCAGGAGCTCAGGGTGTTTCGACGGGAGATGAAGTCCGGTTCCTGGGTCGTCCTATGGAAGTTTCCTATTCGGACAACCTGCTGGGACGTGTGTTTGATGGTTCCGGGGAACCTCGTGACAAAGGACCCGCGTTGACGGACAATCTGATCCCCATCGGGGGACCTTCCGTCAACCCGGCAAAACGTATCGTGCCCCGCACGATGATCCGTACCGGTATCCCGATGATCGACGTGTTCAACACGCTGGTGGAAAGCCAGAAACTTCCGATCTTCTCCGTCAGTGGAGAGCCGTACAACCAGCTTCTGGCCCGCATCGCCATGCAGGCCGAGGTTGATCTGATCATCCTGGGCGGCATGGGGTTGAAGTATGATGACTACCTGTTCTTCAAGGATACGTTGGAGAAGAGCGGCGCCATGTCGCGCACCATCATGTTCATCCATACGGCGTCCGATCCGACGGTGGAATGCATGATGGTCCCGGATATGGCCCTGGCCGTCGCGGAGAAGTTCGCGTTGGATGGCAAGAAGGTGCTTGTGCTCCTGACCGACATGACAAACTACTGCGACGCCATGAAGGAAATGGCCATCACGATGGACCAGGTTCCGTCCAACCGTGGATATCCAGGAGATTTGTACAGCCAGCTGGCAGCGCGGTACGAGAAGGCGGTTGACTTCGAAGGTGCCGGTTCCATCACCATCCTGGGGGTCACCACGATGCCCGGTGATGACGTGACCCACCCGGTTCCGGACAACACCGGATACATCACCGAAGGCCAGTACTACCTGAAGAATGGGCACATCGAGCCGTTTGGCTCCCTGTCCCGTCTGAAGCAGAACGTCAACAAGGACACCCGTGACGACCATCGCGCCCTGATGGACGGTATGATCAAGCTGTACGCCCAGTACAAGGAGTCGCTTGAGAAGAAGTCCATGGGATTCATGATGACCGAGTGGGACGAGAAATTGTTGAAGTACGGCGCTTTGTTCGAGAGCAAGCTGATGGATCTGTCCGTCAATATTCCGCTTGAGAAAGCGTTGGATCTCGGTTGGGAAATCCTTGCCGAGTGTTTTGATCCCAGTGAGACGGGACTTCGCTCCGATCTGATTCAGGAACGGTGGCCGAAGAAGGCCAGCTGA
- a CDS encoding DUF2764 domain-containing protein, whose protein sequence is MASYYYLVASLPMLRYDSPSPITVDQFLADCRSAMDGKAYHLVECAVTGKPANNRFLRTYQHFCLMVRKELSEQRARRLSLPGETYKNDGEKSYVITDAVRAAVSNENVLDAEMSLIILQWKQLDEMTAGHTFDMEGVLGYALKLGIITRKNLFDNEQGNIEFRRLFSNLQSDVKSK, encoded by the coding sequence TTGGCTTCCTATTATTATCTGGTAGCGTCGTTGCCGATGCTCCGGTATGACAGCCCTTCCCCCATTACCGTGGACCAGTTCCTGGCGGATTGCCGGAGCGCCATGGATGGCAAAGCGTACCATCTGGTGGAATGTGCCGTCACCGGGAAACCCGCAAACAATCGATTCCTCCGTACGTATCAGCATTTTTGCCTGATGGTACGCAAGGAGTTGTCCGAACAGCGGGCCCGCCGGCTTTCCTTGCCGGGCGAAACCTACAAGAACGACGGAGAGAAGAGCTATGTGATCACCGACGCGGTGCGCGCCGCAGTGTCCAATGAAAACGTCCTGGACGCGGAGATGTCGTTGATCATCCTGCAGTGGAAACAGCTTGACGAAATGACGGCGGGGCACACCTTCGACATGGAAGGCGTGCTTGGCTATGCGCTGAAGCTGGGTATCATCACGCGCAAGAACCTGTTCGACAACGAACAGGGTAACATCGAATTCCGCAGGTTGTTCTCCAATCTGCAGTCCGATGTCAAGAGCAAGTAG
- a CDS encoding ROK family protein translates to MARRIRNSTKICRSLWQHPLDSRADLAKRLGIDKSTITSETTDLIKRNVICELPKSRAMQNSGTTGRRPIPLSLNKDYGTVLGISIQAGSYALSAVNLAGEAVFSKEVNESITKDNITDEIIRIQRDFIREHGQTVPRCLGIGIGVGGLINWENNTIRYSVPLDVREEFSFIDEIHRKTSLPVSLENNANCCAWAKLAFPKNPPPRNFLFLLVEFKQALVPHKQYGGVGIGLGIVINGKIHYGVHSFAGEFRSVFCSERNENQTSLNKAETDRILTDQDVMTRFINELAANIAMFSNTLDIGKIFISSDLETPGRQLCDVTRKALSDNWIFPVEKEVPVDYSSYGANMIAYGAAGKLFQVLLDSGRIP, encoded by the coding sequence ATGGCGAGGAGAATCCGCAACTCAACGAAAATCTGCAGGTCTCTCTGGCAACATCCGCTCGACAGCAGAGCGGATCTCGCGAAACGTCTTGGCATCGACAAATCGACCATCACATCCGAAACAACGGATTTGATCAAGCGAAACGTGATCTGCGAATTGCCAAAATCAAGAGCGATGCAAAATTCGGGGACGACGGGTCGAAGGCCCATTCCCCTTTCGTTGAACAAGGATTACGGTACCGTACTCGGCATTTCCATCCAAGCGGGTTCTTATGCGCTCTCAGCGGTGAATCTCGCGGGCGAAGCGGTGTTTTCCAAAGAAGTGAATGAGTCGATCACGAAGGATAACATAACGGACGAAATCATCCGTATCCAACGGGATTTTATTCGTGAACACGGACAAACAGTCCCCCGTTGCCTGGGTATCGGCATCGGCGTCGGCGGCTTGATCAACTGGGAGAACAACACCATCAGGTATTCCGTACCACTGGACGTAAGAGAAGAATTTTCCTTCATCGATGAAATCCATCGCAAGACCTCTTTGCCTGTATCGCTGGAGAACAACGCAAATTGCTGTGCATGGGCAAAACTTGCCTTCCCCAAAAATCCCCCACCCCGAAATTTCCTGTTCCTGCTGGTGGAATTCAAACAGGCGCTCGTCCCCCACAAACAATATGGAGGGGTCGGCATCGGTCTCGGCATCGTCATCAACGGCAAAATCCATTACGGGGTGCATTCCTTTGCTGGAGAATTCCGCAGTGTGTTTTGTTCGGAACGGAACGAGAACCAAACGTCGCTCAACAAAGCGGAGACGGACAGAATCCTCACGGATCAGGACGTAATGACACGCTTCATCAACGAGCTTGCCGCCAATATCGCCATGTTCTCGAATACCCTGGACATCGGGAAAATCTTCATAAGCAGCGATCTCGAAACCCCCGGCCGCCAATTATGCGACGTAACGAGGAAGGCGCTTTCTGACAATTGGATTTTCCCCGTCGAGAAAGAAGTTCCCGTGGACTACTCTTCGTACGGCGCGAATATGATCGCCTATGGGGCCGCGGGAAAACTTTTCCAGGTTTTGCTCGACTCAGGGAGAATTCCGTAA
- a CDS encoding V-type ATP synthase subunit E: MALQIQDLVASIRKDGVEAGKQDAEKIIADAKKQAGEIVQQAHKDAATAMADAQREIEVRDKSARASLQQAGRDVELSLKKAITAELDAILETKIEKAFSGKELAELIISVVKGSMVDSAKEEILVNQKQYEALARSLKADLGEEMRKGLVIRPVENVESGFRVADKDGSGFYDFSAEEIASLMKPFLGDELSKIIFASAK; encoded by the coding sequence ATGGCACTACAGATTCAGGATTTGGTAGCATCCATACGCAAAGACGGCGTCGAAGCCGGCAAGCAGGATGCGGAAAAGATCATCGCCGACGCGAAAAAGCAGGCAGGGGAGATCGTGCAGCAGGCACATAAGGATGCTGCGACGGCGATGGCGGACGCACAGCGGGAGATCGAGGTGCGGGACAAAAGCGCACGCGCTTCGCTGCAGCAAGCCGGTCGTGACGTGGAGCTGTCGCTGAAGAAAGCGATCACGGCGGAACTCGACGCGATTCTCGAAACGAAAATCGAAAAAGCGTTTTCCGGGAAGGAACTTGCCGAACTCATCATCAGTGTGGTGAAAGGCAGCATGGTCGACAGCGCAAAGGAAGAGATCCTCGTGAACCAAAAACAGTATGAGGCGCTTGCCCGTTCGCTGAAGGCGGATCTCGGCGAGGAGATGCGCAAAGGACTCGTTATTCGTCCCGTGGAAAACGTCGAGAGCGGTTTTCGTGTCGCTGACAAGGACGGAAGCGGATTCTATGATTTCAGCGCCGAAGAAATCGCCAGTCTGATGAAACCGTTTCTTGGGGATGAACTCTCCAAGATTATCTTCGCTTCGGCGAAGTAA
- the uvrA gene encoding excinuclease ABC subunit UvrA yields MLNKLIIKGAREHNLKNIDLSLDKDKLIVISGLSGSGKSSLAFDTIFAEGQRRYVESLSAYARMFLGRMEKPDVDYMEGLSPAIAIEQKSTHRNPRSTVGTITEIFDYYRLLWARCGKMHCSICGREISEMSVDQIIDVIYRAGEGSRIMVSAPVAIRRKGEYKKTFDDARKAGFQRAKVDGAMVMLDEQIQLDKQVKHTIDIVVDRLILRKEERQRLAGAIETCDDMTGGLVKITFIGEDGKEREEIYSERNSCPVCGVTMPEIEPRLFSFNNPYGACPDCKGLGYKTEFDPDLLIPDYSLSFNQGAIACQNPQAEWSRVPFKALADAYGFTLDTPFSKLPKEVIQIILYGSNDRLEMHYQSQYEQGTVQRKFPGLIPEMRRRYYETQSMQIRMWMENFQKESVCPTCHGQRLRPEALAVTLDGKNIMDATHLSVTDSIAFFDQLEPKLTDNQREISRQVMKEIHARLRFLSNVGLGYLTLDRASATLSGGEAQRIRLATQIGSALSGVLYVLDEPSIGLHQRDNQKLIDTLKDLRDLGNTVIVVEHDESTIREADYVVDLGPGAGVNGGYITAQGTPEEIEKNPASITGQFLSGKLTIPVPQKRRKGNGKKLHLEGACKNNLKHINVDVPLGKLVVLTGVSGSGKSTLLNEVLLPAVRSQMDKKNDTFDGYSKLTGVQYLDKVINIDQSPIGRTPRSNPATYVGIFDPIRNLFASLPESKARGYKSGRFSFNVPGGRCENCHGDGTLKIEMNFLPDVYVICDVCHGKRFNQETLSITYKGKNIAQVLDMTMEEASQFFSAIPSIKRKVDTVCSVGLDYIKLGQSALTLSGGEAQRVKLSLELSKIGTGKTLYVLDEPTTGLHFADVKKLMEVLNRLVDKGNTVVLIEHNLDVIKQADWVIDLGPEGGEGGGTVVCQGTPEDVSLCKTSYTGYYLKQMLHHDNG; encoded by the coding sequence ATGTTGAACAAACTGATCATCAAAGGCGCCAGGGAGCACAACCTGAAGAACATCGACCTGTCCTTGGACAAGGACAAGTTGATCGTCATCAGCGGGCTGTCCGGCTCAGGCAAAAGTTCGTTGGCGTTTGATACCATCTTCGCCGAGGGACAGCGTAGGTATGTGGAAAGCTTGTCCGCCTATGCCCGGATGTTCCTTGGCCGGATGGAGAAGCCGGACGTTGATTACATGGAAGGGCTTTCGCCCGCCATCGCCATTGAACAGAAGTCGACCCACCGTAACCCACGTTCCACCGTGGGGACGATTACGGAGATTTTCGATTACTACCGGCTCCTCTGGGCACGTTGCGGAAAAATGCACTGTTCCATCTGCGGACGGGAGATTTCAGAGATGTCTGTTGACCAGATCATCGACGTGATCTACCGCGCCGGGGAAGGAAGCCGGATCATGGTCAGCGCCCCGGTGGCCATCCGCCGGAAGGGTGAATACAAGAAGACGTTTGATGATGCCCGGAAAGCAGGATTCCAGCGGGCCAAAGTGGATGGGGCCATGGTGATGCTGGACGAGCAGATCCAGCTGGACAAGCAGGTCAAGCATACCATCGACATCGTGGTGGACCGCCTGATCCTCCGAAAGGAAGAACGACAACGGCTTGCCGGCGCCATCGAGACATGCGATGACATGACGGGCGGTCTGGTGAAGATCACCTTCATCGGAGAAGATGGAAAGGAGCGGGAAGAGATCTACAGCGAACGGAATTCCTGCCCGGTCTGCGGCGTGACGATGCCGGAGATCGAGCCAAGGCTGTTCTCGTTCAACAACCCGTATGGCGCCTGCCCGGATTGCAAAGGATTGGGCTACAAGACGGAATTCGACCCCGATCTGTTGATCCCCGATTACAGCCTGTCGTTCAACCAGGGAGCCATCGCCTGCCAGAATCCCCAGGCGGAGTGGAGCAGGGTTCCGTTCAAGGCGCTTGCCGATGCCTACGGCTTCACGTTGGATACGCCGTTCTCCAAGTTGCCCAAAGAGGTGATCCAGATCATCCTGTACGGCTCGAACGACCGACTGGAGATGCACTATCAGTCCCAGTACGAGCAGGGGACGGTGCAGCGCAAGTTCCCCGGCCTGATCCCCGAAATGCGCCGCAGGTACTATGAGACGCAGAGCATGCAGATCCGCATGTGGATGGAAAACTTCCAGAAGGAGTCGGTCTGTCCGACCTGCCATGGACAGCGGCTTCGCCCTGAGGCGCTTGCCGTGACGCTGGATGGAAAGAACATCATGGACGCGACCCATCTGTCCGTCACCGATTCCATCGCGTTCTTCGACCAGCTGGAACCAAAATTGACGGACAACCAGCGGGAGATATCCCGGCAGGTGATGAAGGAGATCCACGCCCGGCTCCGGTTCCTGTCCAACGTCGGGCTTGGGTATCTGACGCTGGACCGCGCCAGCGCCACCCTTTCCGGAGGGGAGGCGCAACGGATCCGGCTGGCCACCCAGATCGGCAGCGCGCTCTCCGGCGTGCTGTACGTGCTGGATGAGCCGTCCATCGGACTGCATCAGCGGGACAACCAGAAGTTGATCGACACATTGAAGGACCTCAGGGATCTGGGAAACACCGTCATCGTGGTGGAACACGACGAATCGACGATCCGCGAGGCGGATTACGTCGTCGACCTTGGGCCGGGAGCCGGTGTCAACGGCGGGTACATCACCGCCCAGGGCACGCCGGAGGAGATCGAAAAGAACCCGGCGTCCATCACCGGACAGTTCCTCTCCGGCAAGCTGACCATCCCGGTGCCGCAGAAACGACGAAAGGGCAATGGAAAGAAACTTCACTTGGAAGGGGCGTGCAAGAACAACCTGAAGCACATCAACGTGGATGTGCCACTGGGGAAACTGGTTGTCCTGACCGGCGTCAGCGGCTCGGGGAAAAGCACGTTGCTCAATGAGGTGCTGCTTCCCGCGGTGCGAAGCCAGATGGACAAGAAGAACGACACGTTTGATGGCTACAGCAAGCTGACCGGCGTGCAGTATCTGGACAAGGTGATCAACATCGACCAGAGCCCGATCGGAAGAACACCGCGTTCCAACCCGGCAACGTACGTCGGAATCTTCGATCCGATCAGAAATTTGTTCGCGTCGTTGCCGGAAAGCAAGGCGCGGGGGTACAAAAGCGGACGGTTCAGCTTCAACGTGCCCGGCGGCCGGTGCGAGAACTGTCATGGGGACGGCACGCTGAAGATCGAGATGAACTTCCTGCCGGATGTGTACGTCATCTGTGATGTCTGCCATGGCAAGCGGTTCAACCAGGAGACGCTGTCCATCACGTACAAAGGGAAGAACATCGCCCAGGTGCTGGACATGACGATGGAGGAGGCCAGCCAGTTCTTCAGCGCCATCCCGTCCATCAAACGGAAGGTGGATACCGTCTGTTCCGTCGGACTTGATTACATCAAGCTGGGACAGAGCGCGCTGACCCTCTCCGGCGGGGAAGCCCAGCGGGTGAAGCTTTCCCTGGAATTGTCAAAGATCGGGACCGGCAAGACGCTGTACGTGCTGGACGAACCGACGACCGGTCTGCACTTCGCCGATGTGAAGAAACTGATGGAAGTGCTGAACCGGCTGGTGGACAAAGGCAATACCGTCGTGTTGATCGAGCACAACCTGGACGTGATCAAGCAGGCCGATTGGGTGATCGACCTGGGGCCTGAAGGTGGGGAAGGTGGCGGGACCGTGGTCTGCCAAGGGACTCCGGAGGATGTTTCACTTTGCAAAACATCGTACACGGGGTACTATCTGAAACAGATGCTCCACCATGACAACGGCTAG
- the ispG gene encoding (E)-4-hydroxy-3-methylbut-2-enyl-diphosphate synthase produces the protein MARTARIGDLVLGSGYPVRIQTMYDSPIPHGKEALDELLRRLSSLKAMGCDIIRFSYPSVADHDAFHFLCTHSPMPVVADIHFDYRCALDAISCGCQKIRINPGNIGQRWMVEEVVRSAKDHGVAIRIGLNGGSLPRSGNSDEKQRMVDSALDYLSLFDSLGFSDTVISLKSSDPETCYQVNSLFASQSDCPLHLGVTEAGSVVSSVTRSTWALGRLLDQGIGNTIRISITGPIETEVQAGVELLRTLGLRRGGIRIVSCPRCGRCSFDTQGFLASVEQELLTIDKDLTVAIMGCQVNGPGEAKHSDIAITGLGTKVFLYKHGVLAREVKREDAKKALFEAIAEC, from the coding sequence ATGGCACGAACAGCTCGGATTGGTGATCTGGTGTTGGGATCGGGATATCCTGTCCGGATCCAGACGATGTATGATTCTCCCATCCCCCACGGGAAAGAGGCGTTGGATGAGCTGTTGCGGCGTCTTTCCTCGTTGAAAGCGATGGGGTGCGATATCATTCGTTTTTCCTATCCATCCGTTGCCGATCATGACGCTTTCCACTTTTTGTGCACTCACAGTCCGATGCCGGTGGTCGCAGACATCCACTTTGACTACCGATGCGCGTTGGATGCCATTTCCTGCGGGTGCCAGAAGATACGGATCAATCCCGGAAACATCGGGCAGCGGTGGATGGTGGAGGAGGTGGTACGCTCGGCCAAAGACCATGGGGTGGCCATCCGCATTGGGCTGAATGGCGGCTCTCTTCCCCGCAGTGGAAACAGTGATGAGAAACAGCGGATGGTGGACAGCGCGCTGGACTATCTTTCGCTGTTTGATTCCCTGGGGTTTTCCGATACGGTGATCTCGTTGAAATCCAGTGATCCAGAGACCTGCTACCAGGTAAACTCGCTGTTTGCTTCGCAAAGTGACTGTCCTCTGCATCTTGGCGTGACGGAAGCCGGCTCGGTGGTCAGCTCCGTCACCCGGTCCACCTGGGCTCTGGGACGGTTGCTGGATCAAGGGATCGGGAACACCATCAGGATCAGCATCACCGGACCGATCGAGACGGAGGTGCAGGCGGGAGTGGAGCTGCTTCGTACGTTGGGGCTTCGTCGGGGGGGCATCCGGATCGTCAGTTGCCCCCGATGCGGGCGGTGCAGTTTTGACACCCAGGGGTTTCTCGCGTCGGTGGAACAGGAGCTTCTTACCATCGACAAGGATCTGACGGTGGCCATCATGGGTTGTCAGGTCAACGGACCGGGGGAGGCGAAGCACAGCGACATCGCCATCACCGGGCTGGGAACGAAAGTGTTCCTGTACAAACACGGCGTCCTCGCCCGGGAAGTGAAACGTGAGGATGCAAAAAAAGCATTGTTTGAGGCAATCGCGGAATGTTGA
- a CDS encoding V-type ATP synthase subunit D, translated as MAVKLTKNELKVQKDALKQFQRYLPTLQLKKQQLQLVIRQIEAQMEDLERKQRELIDGIQDWIAVYHENTAFREDLKLEHLVKVDTVVKTKGNIAGVTIPVFKELTFQPIVYDLNDYPLWVDKGLASLRDAARYDALVTVLQEQVFLLSKELRTTSQRVNLFEKVKIPEAKENIRRIGIYLGDQQTAAVVRGKIAKKKLVKVS; from the coding sequence ATGGCGGTCAAACTGACGAAAAATGAGTTAAAGGTCCAGAAGGATGCCCTGAAACAGTTCCAGCGGTATCTGCCGACCCTCCAGCTGAAGAAACAGCAACTCCAGCTGGTCATCCGGCAGATTGAAGCCCAGATGGAAGATCTGGAGCGAAAGCAACGGGAACTGATCGATGGCATCCAGGACTGGATTGCCGTGTACCATGAGAACACGGCGTTCCGGGAGGACCTGAAGCTGGAACATCTCGTCAAGGTTGACACGGTGGTCAAGACGAAGGGGAATATCGCCGGGGTCACCATCCCGGTGTTCAAGGAACTGACGTTCCAGCCGATTGTCTATGACCTGAATGACTATCCGCTGTGGGTGGACAAAGGGCTGGCGAGTCTTCGTGACGCCGCCCGGTATGACGCCTTGGTCACGGTACTCCAGGAGCAGGTTTTCCTGCTTTCCAAGGAGCTCAGGACGACCAGCCAGCGGGTCAACCTGTTCGAGAAAGTGAAGATTCCTGAAGCAAAGGAGAACATCCGGCGCATCGGGATTTATCTGGGCGACCAGCAGACGGCGGCAGTCGTCCGCGGGAAAATCGCCAAGAAAAAACTGGTGAAGGTGTCGTGA
- a CDS encoding V-type ATP synthase subunit K (produces ATP from ADP in the presence of a proton gradient across the membrane; the K subunit is a nonenzymatic component which binds the dimeric form by interacting with the G and E subunits) produces MANVQFLGMACALGLSALGSGLGAGAACSAAVGGWKKCYANGKPAPFILVAFGGVPLTQTIYGFLLMTFIKNALSRSNPVDPLLAMSVGIFGGIAIGLSAWMQGKCAASACDAFAETGKGTANYFMVIGIIETVALFTLVFSLLMLG; encoded by the coding sequence ATGGCTAACGTACAGTTTCTTGGAATGGCGTGTGCTCTCGGGCTTTCCGCGCTTGGTTCCGGTCTCGGCGCAGGAGCGGCGTGCTCTGCTGCCGTCGGTGGGTGGAAGAAATGCTATGCGAATGGCAAACCGGCTCCGTTCATCCTCGTCGCGTTCGGTGGTGTTCCGCTCACCCAGACGATTTACGGGTTCCTGTTGATGACCTTCATCAAGAACGCATTGTCCCGTTCCAATCCGGTGGATCCGCTTCTTGCAATGTCCGTCGGTATCTTCGGTGGCATTGCCATTGGGCTTTCCGCCTGGATGCAGGGAAAGTGCGCCGCCAGCGCATGTGACGCATTCGCGGAAACCGGCAAAGGTACGGCGAACTATTTCATGGTCATCGGTATCATTGAAACCGTCGCGTTGTTTACCTTGGTTTTCAGCCTGTTGATGCTTGGCTGA
- a CDS encoding ATPase has protein sequence MKKVFLIVQTHNKKEMLKKLRKAGLVHVVEAEKPRTTEIEELGKRSESLSRIHAALVEATDAKHPVEQKHLDEDAFVELTQQLDKELAERKTLQDLVTRDEREAERLAPWGEFSLDDIAALANQGIRLDFYTIGRKELDGLKDVPYLELDSVEGLAAFATVNGTGGYIPGATKFELPEKSLSFLRTEIKESNARIDEIGHDIQMAVAYREEVEKAIKLTEQDVRFEHVALSMDGDEEICYLEGFLPARKEADFQKLAKENAWGYDTEEPEGEDNPPTLLRYPKGFGIMQPIYDILGTLPGYRERDISVWFLLFFVVFFAMIVGDAGYGLVFVIIGLLLRKKAGKGTAASNLVTLLGGGTVVWGALTGTWFGSQLIMEHLPFLQKLVIPQLTNFPETEMFSQVTSKDVQNTMMGFCFLLGTIQLSLACVMNIVYKAGKKNISLLADVGWLLDILALYQVILMLVFSKKIDTTLAFSTVGVGFALVLVFGNQGPGVKFGDGLKTGLAGFLPTFLNTISCFSNTMSYIRLYAVGMAGFAIGNSFDTMAEGVFQSAPLLVGVIGFLFVVLIGHSLNLVMSLLSVIVHGIRLNILEFSNQLGMEWSGYKYDPFRETVKEN, from the coding sequence ATGAAAAAAGTGTTTCTGATTGTACAGACACACAACAAGAAGGAAATGCTGAAGAAGCTCCGCAAGGCCGGTCTGGTCCATGTGGTCGAGGCGGAGAAGCCCAGGACCACGGAGATCGAGGAACTGGGGAAACGGAGTGAGAGTCTTTCCCGTATCCATGCTGCCTTGGTGGAAGCGACGGACGCCAAGCATCCGGTGGAGCAGAAGCATCTGGATGAGGATGCATTCGTCGAGTTGACGCAGCAGTTGGACAAGGAACTTGCCGAACGGAAGACGCTGCAGGATCTGGTCACCCGTGATGAGCGGGAGGCGGAACGGCTTGCCCCATGGGGGGAATTCAGCCTTGACGACATCGCTGCTCTTGCCAACCAGGGGATTCGTCTGGACTTCTATACCATCGGCAGGAAGGAACTGGACGGGCTGAAGGATGTTCCATACCTGGAACTGGATTCGGTGGAAGGGCTTGCCGCGTTCGCCACGGTCAACGGAACGGGAGGATACATCCCGGGCGCGACCAAGTTTGAACTGCCGGAGAAAAGCCTTTCGTTCCTTCGCACGGAGATCAAGGAAAGCAACGCCCGGATCGATGAGATCGGACATGACATCCAGATGGCCGTCGCCTATCGGGAAGAGGTGGAAAAAGCCATCAAGCTTACCGAACAGGACGTTCGGTTCGAGCATGTTGCCCTGTCGATGGATGGGGACGAGGAAATCTGCTATCTGGAAGGCTTTCTGCCTGCCCGCAAAGAGGCTGATTTCCAGAAGCTCGCCAAAGAGAACGCCTGGGGGTATGACACCGAGGAGCCGGAAGGTGAGGATAATCCGCCGACGTTGCTCCGGTATCCGAAAGGATTCGGCATCATGCAGCCGATCTACGATATCCTTGGCACGTTGCCAGGCTATCGGGAGCGGGATATTTCCGTCTGGTTCCTGCTGTTCTTCGTGGTGTTCTTCGCCATGATCGTCGGAGACGCAGGCTACGGCCTGGTGTTCGTGATCATCGGCCTGTTGCTGCGGAAGAAGGCGGGGAAGGGAACGGCGGCGTCCAATCTGGTCACGTTGCTTGGCGGCGGTACGGTGGTCTGGGGGGCTCTGACCGGTACGTGGTTCGGCTCCCAGCTGATCATGGAGCATTTGCCGTTTTTGCAGAAGCTGGTCATCCCGCAGTTGACCAACTTCCCGGAGACCGAGATGTTCTCCCAAGTGACGTCAAAGGACGTACAGAACACCATGATGGGATTCTGCTTCCTCCTGGGAACGATCCAGCTTTCGCTGGCCTGCGTGATGAACATCGTCTACAAGGCCGGGAAGAAGAACATCAGTCTTCTGGCGGATGTCGGCTGGTTGCTGGACATCCTGGCGCTGTACCAGGTGATTTTGATGCTGGTCTTCAGCAAGAAGATCGACACCACGTTGGCGTTCTCCACCGTCGGGGTTGGCTTTGCGCTGGTGCTGGTCTTTGGAAACCAGGGGCCGGGGGTGAAGTTCGGGGACGGATTGAAGACAGGATTGGCGGGATTCCTGCCGACGTTCCTCAACACCATTTCGTGCTTCTCCAATACGATGAGCTACATCCGTCTGTACGCCGTCGGCATGGCTGGGTTCGCCATTGGCAACAGCTTTGATACGATGGCTGAGGGGGTGTTCCAGAGCGCGCCGCTGTTGGTGGGCGTGATCGGATTCCTGTTCGTCGTGTTGATCGGCCACAGCCTCAACCTGGTGATGAGCCTGTTGTCCGTCATTGTGCATGGTATTCGGTTGAATATCCTGGAGTTCTCCAATCAGTTGGGAATGGAGTGGTCAGGATACAAATATGATCCGTTCAGAGAAACGGTGAAAGAAAACTAA